Genomic segment of Bacillota bacterium:
CCGCATCGGCCCTCACTGCTTCGGCCACCGCCAGCGCCAGGTGCCCCGAACGCCCTCCGAGGGTCTCCAGAATGAAGACCCGCCCGGGCATGCTCCCGCCCGTCTCACACAGCCGCGCGGCCGCCTCCACCGCGTAATTGGCCGCGCTGTCAAAGCCCAGGCTGTACTCCGTGCCCGGTATGTCGCCGTCGATGGTGGCCGGGACGAAAACGCAGCGAAGGCCCTGCGCCTGCATCCACTGGCCGCCGTGGCGGACCGTCCCGTCCCCGCCCATCACGATGGCGCCTCCCAGCCCGGCGTCGCGCCAGTGCTGGAGCGCCCGGCTCAGGCCGGGCTCGGAGGCGTGAACGGCGCTGCGGGACGTGCCCAGCCGGATGCCGCCGAGGTGCCTCAACGGGCGGGTCTCTTCGGGGAGCAGCCGCCTGGTGCGGCCCTCGACGAGCCCCTCGAAGCCGCCGTAAACACCCCAGATCTCGTCGCCGGACGCGGCCGCCAGGTCGACCAGCTCGGCGACCACGGCGTTCATGCCAGGGCAATCACCGCCGCTCGCCCAGAC
This window contains:
- a CDS encoding 6-phosphofructokinase; translation: MRVAVWASGGDCPGMNAVVAELVDLAAASGDEIWGVYGGFEGLVEGRTRRLLPEETRPLRHLGGIRLGTSRSAVHASEPGLSRALQHWRDAGLGGAIVMGGDGTVRHGGQWMQAQGLRCVFVPATIDGDIPGTEYSLGFDSAANYAVEAAARLCETGGSMPGRVFILETLGGRSGHLALAVAEAVRADAVVLPEFPEPVARVVGRLADAVEAKGWALAVVAEGVIWDDSTWYAKLEASLPVRLRRTVLGHAERAGPPTFRDLVWARRFAERAFAELTRGGGPSVQMVAASGEATLCVPWEALRGSASKRPDPAVYESLWKGTVPVRS